A stretch of Vibrio maritimus DNA encodes these proteins:
- a CDS encoding S16 family serine protease, with protein MNQVSWQEVCPLYNDFSDLLDTASTLPPIEPIELQPRLKAALSYFVSDNCPSKVLVIKDGDSLAYRQLVSDSIEKLGHSTIIGVEANPDLLLDRYKNVQGENQISRGLVSQANKGVLVCSAQSALANLGVWTNLKSLLQGAKLECLAVDSENVSVQPPTFSSDFKLVIIGDREQLSDLDLIDSDYRSGFMQYTEVESDLKVTQTSAEQYLSFVNYVVRTCLGEKQLDRSAYLKLLQAGARETEDKQYWPLSLDWHKALLCEASSYSHTSVISCEHIESAIDAKRNRESYLPERAIDDILEGQVVIETQGKQVGQVNGLTVIDIPGHPISYGEPARISCVVHFGDGDISDVERKVDLGGNIHAKGMMIMQAFVSSELDLDAPLPYSASIVFEQSYCEVDGDSASLAELCSLVSALSGYPIDQQIAVTGAVDQFGRVQAVGGLNEKVEGFYNVCKHQGLTGKQGVILPKTNVQHLALNKELVESIKNGEFHIWSATHVDEVIPLLLGKPFNSESEESVIGKIAERIENFEKHEMPESIVTRIKNWFV; from the coding sequence ATGAATCAAGTCTCTTGGCAAGAAGTTTGCCCCCTGTACAACGATTTTAGCGATCTCCTAGACACTGCTTCCACTCTCCCTCCGATTGAGCCTATTGAGTTACAACCGCGTCTCAAAGCTGCGCTGTCCTACTTCGTTTCAGACAATTGCCCTTCGAAAGTGCTAGTGATTAAAGATGGAGATAGCTTAGCTTATCGACAACTGGTTAGCGATTCGATCGAAAAGCTTGGTCACAGTACAATTATTGGCGTTGAAGCGAACCCAGACCTACTTTTGGACCGCTATAAAAATGTGCAAGGTGAAAACCAAATTTCTAGGGGCCTTGTCTCGCAAGCTAATAAAGGTGTTTTAGTATGTTCCGCTCAGAGCGCACTGGCAAACCTTGGTGTATGGACCAATCTAAAGTCTCTGTTGCAAGGTGCTAAGCTTGAGTGCCTAGCAGTGGACTCAGAGAATGTGTCGGTACAACCACCAACATTTAGCTCAGATTTCAAGCTGGTGATTATCGGTGATCGTGAACAACTTTCAGATTTAGACCTGATAGATAGCGATTACCGTTCTGGATTTATGCAGTACACCGAAGTCGAAAGCGATTTAAAAGTCACCCAAACGAGCGCAGAGCAATACCTGTCGTTCGTAAACTATGTGGTTCGCACTTGTCTCGGGGAAAAGCAACTCGACCGTTCAGCTTATCTCAAACTCCTGCAAGCCGGTGCGCGTGAGACCGAGGATAAGCAATACTGGCCACTGTCACTTGATTGGCACAAAGCGTTGTTATGCGAAGCATCATCCTATAGTCACACTTCTGTGATATCTTGCGAGCATATCGAGTCAGCAATCGATGCAAAGCGAAATCGTGAGTCGTATTTACCTGAGCGTGCTATCGATGACATTTTAGAAGGTCAAGTCGTTATCGAAACCCAAGGAAAGCAAGTGGGTCAAGTCAATGGATTGACCGTCATTGATATCCCAGGCCACCCTATTTCTTATGGTGAGCCGGCACGTATTTCATGTGTCGTTCACTTTGGCGATGGTGACATTTCGGACGTAGAACGCAAAGTAGACCTTGGTGGCAATATCCATGCAAAAGGCATGATGATCATGCAAGCATTTGTCTCATCTGAGCTCGACTTGGATGCACCTCTGCCTTATTCAGCTTCAATTGTATTTGAGCAATCATATTGTGAAGTTGACGGAGACAGCGCCTCACTTGCTGAGCTTTGCTCTTTAGTTAGTGCCTTGTCAGGTTATCCTATCGACCAGCAAATCGCTGTAACCGGAGCAGTCGATCAGTTTGGTCGCGTCCAAGCCGTAGGTGGCCTCAATGAGAAAGTCGAAGGCTTTTACAATGTGTGTAAGCACCAAGGCCTTACTGGCAAACAAGGTGTCATCTTGCCCAAGACAAATGTACAGCACTTGGCATTGAACAAAGAGCTTGTTGAAAGCATCAAGAACGGAGAATTTCACATCTGGTCAGCGACACACGTTGATGAAGTCATCCCACTTTTACTTGGTAAACCTTTCAATAGTGAAAGTGAAGAAAGTGTGATTGGCAAGATTGCTGAACGTATTGAAAACTTTGAAAAACATGAGATGCCAGAATCAATTGTGACAAGGATTAAAAACTGGTTTGTCTAG